One segment of Paenibacillus rhizovicinus DNA contains the following:
- a CDS encoding phosphatase PAP2 family protein gives MKLLRKQAPLLWLLSIPLISLLYALQDHKKPVEHVLSTHFDRITPFVPVFSVFYFFWYPFLLLVLALVFWKSSTAYYRSLAAVCIGILLANIVFLVYPTHVPRPTLGKGWNYFVPITYKLDEPYNGFPSIHVITSYVLLRAAGILSKRVRFAVAAMAWLIILSTMFIKQHVIADVVSGIAIGEFVFRLTGKFARAKERERPLSRETNTNA, from the coding sequence TTGAAACTGCTGAGGAAGCAAGCACCGCTTCTATGGCTCCTGTCCATTCCGTTGATCAGCCTGTTATATGCCTTGCAGGATCATAAGAAACCGGTCGAGCATGTGCTGTCGACGCATTTCGATCGCATTACGCCGTTCGTGCCGGTGTTCTCCGTCTTTTATTTCTTCTGGTATCCGTTTCTGTTGCTCGTTCTCGCTCTGGTGTTCTGGAAGAGCAGTACGGCTTATTACCGGTCGCTCGCAGCCGTATGCATCGGCATTCTGTTGGCGAATATCGTTTTCCTGGTTTATCCGACGCATGTTCCGCGGCCGACGCTCGGCAAAGGCTGGAATTATTTTGTCCCGATCACCTATAAGCTGGACGAACCGTATAACGGCTTTCCCAGCATTCATGTGATTACGAGCTATGTATTGCTGCGTGCCGCGGGAATATTGTCCAAGCGTGTCCGGTTTGCGGTCGCCGCCATGGCCTGGTTGATCATCTTGTCGACCATGTTCATCAAGCAGCATGTGATCGCGGACGTCGTATCCGGAATTGCGATCGGGGAATTCGTCTTCCGATTGACCGGCAAGTTCGCGCGCGCCAAGGAACGGGAACGGCCGCTATCCCGGGAAACCAACACAAACGCATGA